Genomic DNA from Acuticoccus sp. MNP-M23:
GACGCACGGCCTCGAAATCCCGCTTCTGGTGAACCTCCAGCCGGCCGGCGCTTATCTGGGCGAAGACTATCACCACGCCGGCGGCGTCCCCGCAGTGGTTGCCGAGCTGATGAAGCACGGCAAGGTCCACGAAGGCGCGATGACGGTGAACGGCAAGACGATGGGCGACAACTGCCGGGATACCGAGATCCTCGATGCCGACGTCATCCGCACGTTTGAGACCGCGCTGAAGAAGACCGCCGGCTTCAAGGTGATGCGCGGCAACCTGTTCGATTCCTCGGTGATGAAGCTGTCCGTCATCAGCCCGCAGTTCCGCGAGCGCTACCTTTCCAACGAAGGCGATCTGGACGCCTTCGAAGGCCGTGCCATCGTGTTCGACGGGCCGGAGGACTACCACCACCGGATCGACGATCCCTCGCTCGACATCGACGACAGCTGCATTCTCTTCATGCGCGGCACCGGGCCGATCGGCTACCCCGGCGGCGCCGAAGTCGTGAACATGCGCGCGCCCGACTACCTCATCAAGAAGGGCGTGATGGAGCTGCCGTGCGTGGGTGACGGGCGCCAGTCCGGTACGTCGGGCACCCCGGCCATCCTCAACGCGTCGCCGGAAGCGGCGGCCGGCGGCAACCTTGCTCTCCTGAAAACCGGCGACCGGGTCCGCATGGACATCGGCAAGGGCCGCGCCGACATCCTCATCTCCGACGAGGAGATGGCGGAGCGGCGCAAGGCGCTGGAAGCGGACGGCGGCTACAAGTACCCCGAGAGCCAGACGCCCTGGCAGGAGATCCAGCGCGGCTGCGTCGACCAGTTTGACAAGGGCATGGTCCTGAAGCCGTCGGTCAAATACAAGAAGACCGCGCGCTCCTTCGTGCCGCGCCACAGCCACTGATGCTGATCGGCGTCGATTGGGGCACCTCCCGGCTGCGCGCGTATCTGATCGACGGCGACGGCAAGGCGGTGGATTCCATCACCGCCGACAAGGGCCTGATGCGCGTTCCGGCCGGCGGTTTCGAGGCGGTGCTGGCTGAAACCATCGCGCCCTGGCGCGATGCAGCGCCGGATGCACCGATCCTGATGGCGGGCATGGTCGGCAGCCGTCAGGGCTGGGAAGAGGTGCCTTACGTGGGGCTGCCGGCAACGGTGGACGACCTTGCCGCCGGCACCCTCGCGCTCGACGCGCCCACGCTCGGAAATGATGTTGCCATCGTTCCGGGGGTGGCAGCGGCGAAGGCGTCCGACTGGGCCGACGTCATGCGCGGGGAGGAGACCGAGATTTTCGGCGTTCTCGCCGCGCGCGGCGAGCGGTCCGCCACGTTCGTCCTGCCGGGCAGCCATTCAAAGTGGGTGACGGTGGAAAATGGCGCCATCACCGATTTCCGCACCTACATGACCGGCGAGCTGTTCGAGGCTTTGTCCAGGCACACGATCCTTGCGAAAATGATGGAGAAGGACGGCGGCGATCCGCGCGCGTTTCGCCGCGGCCTCGAAGCGGCAAGCGAGCTTGGTGCGCCCGGCGAACTGATGCAGCGCTTCTTCAACATCCGCGCCGAAACGCTGTTTGGCCGCCTTGCGCCAGAAGACGGCGCGGCATTCCTGTCCGGTCTGCTGATCGGCGCCGAAGTGGCAACGGCAGCGCACGGGCTGACGCGGGTCGTCGTGGTTGGTGCGGCGGACCTTGCGGCGCGCTATGCGGACGCGCTGGGTGCCTTCGGCATCGAGGCGGAGCGCGCCGAAGCCAGCGCCGCCGCGCTCGGTCTGTCCACCATCGCCCGGCGCAGGGTGCGCGTGCATTGATGCGCGCCTGCTGCCCGGCGGCATCGCCGCGTTGACGGCGCTGCCGCTTTGGGCGAGACCGCCCATGTTACCCAAGGAGAGCCCACGATGACGCTTGATGATGCCATTGCCAAACTGCCGCTGATTGCGGTGCTGCGCGGCATCTCCCCGGAAGAGGCCGAGCCGGTGGGCGAGGTGCTTCTTGGCGCGGGGTTCCCCGTGATGGAAGTGCCGCTGAATTCGCCGAAGCCCTACCGCTCCATCCGCATTCAGGCGGAGAAATTCGGCGCCGACGCCATTGTGGGCGCGGGCACCGTCCTTCAGGCGGAGCAGGTGTCAAGGGTGGCCGACTGCGGCGGCAGGATCATCGTTTCGCCGAACCTCAACGAAGAGGTTGTGCGCGCCACCAAGCGCTGCGGGCTGATTTCGGTGCCGGGCGTGTTCACCCCGTCAGAAGCCTTCCGCGCGCTTGATGCCGGCGCCGACGGGCTGAAGCTTTTCCCCGGTGACGGCATGTCGCCCGCCGTGGTGAAGGCGATGCGCGCAGTGCTGCCCAAGGGCACGCGCCTGTTCGTGACCGGCGGCGTCAGCCTCGGCAACATTGCCGACTGGATGAAGGGCGGCGTGGACGGTCTCGGCATCGGCTCGGCGCTCTACAAGCCCGGCAAATCGGTTGACGCCATTGCCGCCGACGCGAACGCCTTCTGCGAGGCGACCGTCAGCGCCCGCGCCACAGCCAAGTGAACCAGCGGCCGATGGATATTGTTGCCCTTGGGGAACCGCTGATCGAGTTCAACCACATCGAGGGGAGCAACTGGCTCCAGGGCCATGGCGGCGATACCTCGAACGTGGCCATTGCCGCAGCCCGGCAGGGGGCGCGCACGGCAATGATTGCGGCCATCGGCGCCGACGAGTTCGGGGACAGCCTGATGGGCCTGTGGGCCACCGAGGGCGTCTCGTCTGCGCATGTGACGCGGGACCCCGTGGCGCCCACCGGCCTTTATTTCGTCCACCACGACGAGAAGGGCCACCGCTTTACCTACTTGCGCAAGGGTTCGGCCGCCAGCCGGATGCGGCCGGCGGATCTGCCGCTGGAGGCCATCCGGTCGGCCAGCATCCTGCACCTGTCCGGCATCAGCATGGCGATTTCCGAATCGGCTTGCGACGCGTGTTTCGCCGCCATGAAAGTGGCGCGCGAGGCGGGGGTGACGGTCTCCATCGACACCAACCTGCGCACGCTGCTGTGGCCGGTGGACCGCGCCCGCGCCGTCATCCACGAGGCAATGCGGATGGCTGACATTGCGCTTCCCGGCATGGACGATGCACGGCTCCTGTGCGGTCTTGAAGAGCCGCGCGAAATAATCGACTTTTACGCAAGCCTCGGGCCGCGCATCGTTGCGCTGACCCTCGGCGAAGCCGGCGCGCTGATTGGCGAGAGCGGCGCCTTGCACCAGATCGCATCACGCCCGGCAAAGCTGGTGGATGCCAGCGGAGCGGGGGACTGTTTCGACGGCGCGTTCCTTGCCAGACTGTCCGCTGGAGACAGTGTGACGGACGCGGCAACCTACGCCACGGCCGCCGCATCGCTCTCGGTGGAAGGGTATGGGGCGATTGCGCCGATCCCCACGGCGGACAAGGTGCGCCTGGCGCTTGGCGCCTGAACCGACGGGCGCCGCAACAGACAAAGGAAGTGACGGGCATGGATGCACGGGTGAACCGGCCGAACGACCTCGACGCGTTCTGGATGCCCTACACGGCCAACCGCGCCTTCAAGGCCGCGCCGCGCATGTGCGTATCCGCCAAGGACATGCACTACACAACCGACGATGGCCGCAAGATCCTCGACGGCAGCGCCGCACTTTGGTGCGTGAATGCCGGCCACGCGCGGCCGCGCATCGTGGAAGCGGTGCAGCAGCAGGTGGCGACGCTGGACTTCGCCCCGTCCTTCCAGTTCGGCCACCCCCAGGCGTTCACGCTGGCCTCCCGGCTTGCGGGCATGTTTCCGGACGGGCTCGACCATGTGTTCTACGCCAATTCCGGGTCGGAGG
This window encodes:
- a CDS encoding sugar kinase → MDIVALGEPLIEFNHIEGSNWLQGHGGDTSNVAIAAARQGARTAMIAAIGADEFGDSLMGLWATEGVSSAHVTRDPVAPTGLYFVHHDEKGHRFTYLRKGSAASRMRPADLPLEAIRSASILHLSGISMAISESACDACFAAMKVAREAGVTVSIDTNLRTLLWPVDRARAVIHEAMRMADIALPGMDDARLLCGLEEPREIIDFYASLGPRIVALTLGEAGALIGESGALHQIASRPAKLVDASGAGDCFDGAFLARLSAGDSVTDAATYATAAASLSVEGYGAIAPIPTADKVRLALGA
- a CDS encoding 2-dehydro-3-deoxy-6-phosphogalactonate aldolase — protein: MTLDDAIAKLPLIAVLRGISPEEAEPVGEVLLGAGFPVMEVPLNSPKPYRSIRIQAEKFGADAIVGAGTVLQAEQVSRVADCGGRIIVSPNLNEEVVRATKRCGLISVPGVFTPSEAFRALDAGADGLKLFPGDGMSPAVVKAMRAVLPKGTRLFVTGGVSLGNIADWMKGGVDGLGIGSALYKPGKSVDAIAADANAFCEATVSARATAK
- a CDS encoding 2-dehydro-3-deoxygalactonokinase, whose translation is MLIGVDWGTSRLRAYLIDGDGKAVDSITADKGLMRVPAGGFEAVLAETIAPWRDAAPDAPILMAGMVGSRQGWEEVPYVGLPATVDDLAAGTLALDAPTLGNDVAIVPGVAAAKASDWADVMRGEETEIFGVLAARGERSATFVLPGSHSKWVTVENGAITDFRTYMTGELFEALSRHTILAKMMEKDGGDPRAFRRGLEAASELGAPGELMQRFFNIRAETLFGRLAPEDGAAFLSGLLIGAEVATAAHGLTRVVVVGAADLAARYADALGAFGIEAERAEASAAALGLSTIARRRVRVH